The Haloterrigena turkmenica DSM 5511 genome includes the window TCGTCGCCGCCGAAATCCAGTCGACCGGGCGCGGCGACCTCGTAGATGGCGCTGACGGTCAGATCGATACCGTGCTCATGGACCTGTGCGGGTTCGTACACGAGGTTGTCGACGACCTCGGCGAGCGGATGCTCGGCGGACATTTCGGTCGGAGTGATGGTTTCCCAGCGCAAAAAACGTGTCCTCGTCGCATCGAATATCGTCGGCGCATCGAGCGCCGTCGGAGCCAGCGGGACCCGGGCCCCGATCGAGGTACCCTCGCCGTCGATTTGAATCACGACTGGCGGCTCGCTGTCAACCACAGTGACTTTCCACTATTCTTTCCAAAACGAACACATCTAAAAGTTAGGCCGTCAACAGTAGGGCCGATGGTACACCTCGAGCGGATTCGGATTCGGCCGGTCGCGTCCCTCGATGCGGTCTCGGTTTCGGAACGGACGCTCGTCGACCGCGGACCGGAGTGGAATCGGCGGTATACGATCGTCGAGCGAACGCCGGGAAGCGACGCCCGACCCGCGCCGGTCACCGAGGAACGCGACCCCCGTCTCCGCAGGCTCGAGACGACGTACGACCTCGAGCGAGAGACGGTGACGGTCCGCGAACGAGGAAGCGACGAGACCGCGACCTTCCACCTCGACCTCGATCGGGAGTGTTTCGCCTCGTGGCTCTCGGAGTTCCTCGACTACCCGGTCGAAATCGTTCGCACCGACGAGAGCGGCGGCCCGGACGCCGCGGCTCCGTCGGGACTGACGGTCGTCAGCGCCGAGACGCTCGAAACGGTCGCCGAGTGGTACGACGAGATCGACGCCGACGAACTGTGCCGTCGCGTCCAACCGACGCTCGTCGTCGGCGGCGCCCCGCCGTTCTGGGAGGACCGACTCTACGGGCGGGCCGATCGGATCGTTCCCGTCGAGGTCGGGTCGACGACGCTGTACGGCATCGGGCCGTCGCAACTGAGCGGCGTCTCGGCGCGCGACCCCGAAACCGGCGCGCAAACCGACGGGTTCCGAGAGACGTTCGTCGAGCGCCGCCGGGCGACGCTGCCCGACTGGGCGACCGCGGTGCGGTTCGACCACTACTTCCGGCTGCTGGCCGAGACGCAGGTCCCGCAGGCATCGGTCGGAACGACGCTCTCGGTCGATGAGCCGATCACCGTCGGGGAGCCTGTCCCGTCTCCAACGCCGGCCGACTGACTCGAGCGTCACGGCCGATGCGTCGCTATCCGATGATCGGAGTGGCGAAGCGAAACTGCCGTCTCTCGGCCGAACACGGCGAGACGCGTCCGCACTCGATTTTCACATCTGGTATTCGGAGCCAAAGCTCAAAGAGGGCGCTCTGATTTGCCGGTGTCATGGGAACGGGTCTCGATATCGGACCGGGAGCGCTCAGGGTGGCCGCGGAACCGGCCGGGGACGCGATCGAATCGGTACCGCCGGTCGTCGTTCCGGTCGACGACGCTGCGGCGAGCGATCTGACGGATGACGGACTGTCCGTGGAGCGAGAGGGAACGACCTACGCAGTCGGCGAGACAGCCGAGGCGGTCGCCGATGCGACCGGCGCGGCGCCCGAGTCGCTGTTTTCCAACGGGGTTCTAACGGTCGACGGCTACGCCGAACCGGCCCTCGAGGCGCTGCTCGAGGACGCGCTCGAGAGCGACGCGAGCGACGGGCGACTCTGCTATACGACGCCGGGAACGCTGGTCGACGCCGCGGAGCCGACCGAGGCCCACCGCGAGGCCGTCGAGTCGGTCGTCGCCGAGCACGCGGCCGACGCCACGCCGATCAGCAGGGGCTTCGCCGTCGTCTACGACCAGCTGGCCGAGGACAACTACACCGGGCTCGGCATCTGCATCGGCTCGCAGACCACCAGCGTCGCGCTGGCCTACTACGGCGTGCCCGCGCTGGCGTTCTCGCTCGCGAAGGGCAGCGAGTGGATCGTCGAGCGAGCGGCGGCCGAAACCGGCCGCGAGCCGGCACAGGTCGCGTCCGTCCTCGAGGAGTTTACGCTCGATCCCGACGCCGCGTCGGGAGAAATCGAGAGCGCGCTCGCGCAGGCCCACGACGCGCTGATCGGCGACCTCGCCGACGCGATCGCGGCCGAGGCCGACGAGAACGACGTGCAACAGGGGCTGGCCGTCCCGATCGCGGTCGCCGGCGACGGCGCGATCGAGGGCCTCGAATTCCTGCTCGGCGGGCGGTTCGACGCGGCGGCGCTCCCGTTCTCGGTTCGCGGCGTACGGCTGGCCGACGACCCCGCCGGGAGCGCCGCCCGCGGCGCGCTCGCGGCCGCCGAGGACGACGTCGACGCCTACGAGGACGTCACCTGGTCGACGGCCGAGACCGACGGGGACGGCGGCGACGAGCCGAACGGAGTTCCGGTCGGGTCCGACGCGAGCGGTTCGACGGCGCTCTCCTTCGACGAGGACCTCGGCGGCGGGGCCGACGCGGACCGCGACCGCGCGGACGACGCCATCGAGCAACTGTTCGACCGGCTCGCCGACCGCGACGCAGAGATCGAATCGGTCCGAACCGACCTCGAGTCGGCGTTCGAGGACATCGCGTACGTCGAGGAGCGGACGGCCGAGGCCGAGACAGTCGCGA containing:
- a CDS encoding MOSC N-terminal beta barrel domain-containing protein, which encodes MVHLERIRIRPVASLDAVSVSERTLVDRGPEWNRRYTIVERTPGSDARPAPVTEERDPRLRRLETTYDLERETVTVRERGSDETATFHLDLDRECFASWLSEFLDYPVEIVRTDESGGPDAAAPSGLTVVSAETLETVAEWYDEIDADELCRRVQPTLVVGGAPPFWEDRLYGRADRIVPVEVGSTTLYGIGPSQLSGVSARDPETGAQTDGFRETFVERRRATLPDWATAVRFDHYFRLLAETQVPQASVGTTLSVDEPITVGEPVPSPTPAD